ACGGAGCGGTGCACTGAATGAAGCCCCCTCCCTCTCCCGCCGGGAGAGGGTCGGGGTGAGGGTACCTGTCCCCCCGGTTAACATCCGTGCAATGCCCCCTCTCCCTCTGGGAGAGGGCTGGGGTGAGGGTCTGAAGCGCCCTACCCGTTCCCACTACCCGCGATCGCGCGAGGCAGGAGGACGCTCCCCGGGCTCCTTGCGGCGACCCACGAGGAACGCATAACTGGCGGTGGCCTTGTTGCCGCTCTCGCGGTGCAGGGCCATCTCCTCGCGCAACCAGCGAGCCTGCTCAGCGGGAGCACTGGCGAGATGAGGCTCCAGCTCCTTGTAGAGCGTGTCCATCTCCGCGTCCTGAAGAGACTCAGCGGACTCGGGCTCGAAGCCGGACTGAGCCAGAGCGTGGAGCAGCTCCCGGGGCAGCAGCAGGGGTGCACCCAGGCGGCGCTCCCAGAACTCGATCACCGCACGAGGCGTCACCCGTCCCACACGCACGGGGTAGGTAATTCCCACCCGCCCCTTATGGGCAAGCAGGGGCCGGAAGGTGTTGAGGGCCTCGGGCAGGGACATCAGCACGCGGCCCTGGCAGAGGACGGCATCGAACTCGCCCTCCCGGAAGGCGGGCTTGCGGAGGTCGATGCGCCGGACCTCGACGCGGCCGTCCAGGGCGAGCGAGTGCACCCGCTCCTTCATGCGGGAGACGAGGGCCTCGTCCGTGTCCGCGGCGACGACCGAGCAGCCGAACTCCTGGGCGAGCAGCACACTGGCCAGGCCGGAAGGGCCGCAGCCCAGCTCGAGCACGCGCCCCCCCTCCTCCAACTGCGCCACCTTCGCGAAGCGGCGCGTGGCGGCCTCGGAGCAGAAGGGACGCCGAGCATCACCAGGGAAGTAGAGCGGGAAGGGCTCGGCCGTGCTCATGAGAAGCCCCTTCTACACTGCCGGACCCGAATCGCCAATTCCCCTCGACAGGGCGCTGGGGGGACGTGGTGCCGGCCGCCCTCAGAGGTAGTAGACGACCCGCTGCTCCTGCCGGAGGCGGGCGTAGATGGAGCGGCGGTGCTCCTCGGAGAGCAGGTAGACGGAGACGCTCAAGGAGACGTAGGTGCCCTTGCTGCTGGGCTGCTCACGGATGGAGTCCGGGGAGATCTCCGTCCCCATGAGCGCCCGGAAGAGACCGCGCACGTAGTCAGCGAAGTCCGGGGCCTGCCGGCCCATGACCTTGAAGGTGTAGACAGTGGGGTACTCGATGAGCGGCTTGTTCTCCTGGCCGTCACCGCCGCCCTGGGTGGCTCCGTCGGCGTTTCCGTCTCCCTTCATGACTGCATCCTCGTGCGGCGCAGGGGGCTAGAGGAGGTTGGCCGCGAGCTCGGCCAGGGCGCTGCGCTCACCCTTGGCCATGGTGATGTGGCCCGCGATCTTCTCGTTCTTGAAGCGGTTGACCACGTGGACGAGGCCGTTGTTGGTCGCGTCCACGTACGGGTTGTCTATCTGGAACGGGTCCCCGGTGAGAATGATTTTCGTGTTGTCGCCCACGCGGGTGATGATGGTCTTGACCTCGTGGGGGGTGAGGTTCTGGGCCTCGTCGATGATGATGTACTGGTTGGGGATGCTGCGCCCGCGGATGTAGGTAAGGGCCTCGATCTCCATGAGCCCCAGGTCGATCAGCTCGTGGTAGCCGCGGCCGGCCTTCTTGTCGGCGCGGCTGAGGTTCATGAGGAACTCCACGTTGTCGAAGATGGGCTGCATCCAGGGGTTCATCTTCTCTTCCAGGGTGCCCGGCAGGTACCCGATGTCCCGGCCGAGCGGGAAGACGGGCCGGCTGACGAGCAGCTTCTGGTAGGTGCCCTCCTCGGTCACCTTGTGGAGCCCGGCGGCGATGGCCAGCAGCGTCTTGCCCGTACCGGCCTTGCCCACGATGGTGACGAGCTTGATGTCGTCGTTCATCAGGAGGTCGAGGGCGAAGCTCTGCTCCATGTTGCGCGGGCGGATGCCCCAGACGCCCTCGCTCTTCATGCCGCGCAGCAGCGGCACCACGCGGCCGCGGGCGGCGTTGAAGCGGCCCATGGCGGTGTGGGACGGGTTGGTCTCGTCCTTGAGGAGGATGAACTGGTGCGGGGAGAGCTTGTCCTGACCGGAGAGCTCCACCTCGGCGCCGGACTTGTACATCTGGTCCACCACCTCGCGGGGAACCAGGCGCTCGGTGAAGCCGGTGTAGAGCTCGGTGATCTCCACGCGTTCGGCGTCGTAGTCCTCGGCGATGAGGCCCAGGGCGTCCGCGCGGATGCGCAGGTTGGTGTCCTTGGTGATGAAGACGGCCGGGGACTGGGGCTCGCGCTCCATCAGGTCGATGGCCACCGCGAGGATGCGGTTGTCCATCAGGTTGCTGTCCGCCATGGAGAGCGGCAGATCCCTGTCGGTGAAGCACACGCGCAGCACGCCGCCGTGGGGCAGGCGCACCCCGTCCTTGAGAGACCCCTCCTCCCGGAACGAGTCCAGGTAGCGCGCCACCAGACGCGCGTTGCGTCCCAGCTCGGAGAGATCGCGCTTGAACTGATCGATCTCCTCGATGACGTAGA
This is a stretch of genomic DNA from Archangium violaceum. It encodes these proteins:
- a CDS encoding SAM-dependent methyltransferase, which produces MSTAEPFPLYFPGDARRPFCSEAATRRFAKVAQLEEGGRVLELGCGPSGLASVLLAQEFGCSVVAADTDEALVSRMKERVHSLALDGRVEVRRIDLRKPAFREGEFDAVLCQGRVLMSLPEALNTFRPLLAHKGRVGITYPVRVGRVTPRAVIEFWERRLGAPLLLPRELLHALAQSGFEPESAESLQDAEMDTLYKELEPHLASAPAEQARWLREEMALHRESGNKATASYAFLVGRRKEPGERPPASRDRG
- a CDS encoding HP0495 family protein, with amino-acid sequence MKGDGNADGATQGGGDGQENKPLIEYPTVYTFKVMGRQAPDFADYVRGLFRALMGTEISPDSIREQPSSKGTYVSLSVSVYLLSEEHRRSIYARLRQEQRVVYYL
- a CDS encoding PhoH family protein — translated: MRKNFILDTNVLLHDPRSIYGFKEHNVIIPIYVIEEIDQFKRDLSELGRNARLVARYLDSFREEGSLKDGVRLPHGGVLRVCFTDRDLPLSMADSNLMDNRILAVAIDLMEREPQSPAVFITKDTNLRIRADALGLIAEDYDAERVEITELYTGFTERLVPREVVDQMYKSGAEVELSGQDKLSPHQFILLKDETNPSHTAMGRFNAARGRVVPLLRGMKSEGVWGIRPRNMEQSFALDLLMNDDIKLVTIVGKAGTGKTLLAIAAGLHKVTEEGTYQKLLVSRPVFPLGRDIGYLPGTLEEKMNPWMQPIFDNVEFLMNLSRADKKAGRGYHELIDLGLMEIEALTYIRGRSIPNQYIIIDEAQNLTPHEVKTIITRVGDNTKIILTGDPFQIDNPYVDATNNGLVHVVNRFKNEKIAGHITMAKGERSALAELAANLL